A genomic region of Jeotgalibacillus haloalkalitolerans contains the following coding sequences:
- a CDS encoding YitT family protein → MTKKLITFLLMNLGAFFVAVNVHFFLSPNNLATGGVSGMSIVLNSLFPGISIGLFMIFVNIVLFILGVIFLGFQFGAKTIYTSFALSGYVWLLELVAPVTAPLSDDILIQLIIGQCIAAIGMGIVFHQRASTGGTDIIAMILNKYIKVEIGRAVLFSDLAVALSSSLLFGAQAGMYAFFGVILNGLMIDYTLQQFNANKEVVIISQKSALIRAFIVGELGRGATIHTAKGAFNYEQKEVITTILGRKDLSRLKNYIGKQDEKAFITVHNMNEILGQNFKRLA, encoded by the coding sequence ATGACTAAGAAATTAATCACTTTTTTACTTATGAATCTCGGTGCGTTTTTTGTTGCAGTGAATGTTCACTTTTTCCTGTCGCCAAATAACCTTGCAACAGGCGGGGTCAGCGGAATGTCCATTGTGCTGAATTCACTGTTTCCGGGCATTTCAATCGGACTTTTTATGATTTTTGTTAATATTGTCTTATTTATATTAGGTGTGATCTTTCTTGGCTTTCAGTTTGGCGCTAAGACGATTTATACAAGCTTTGCGCTGTCAGGATATGTATGGCTGCTCGAACTCGTAGCCCCGGTTACAGCACCGCTCAGCGATGATATTTTAATCCAGCTGATTATCGGTCAGTGTATTGCTGCGATTGGTATGGGCATTGTTTTCCACCAGCGTGCTTCAACGGGCGGAACAGATATCATTGCGATGATTCTGAATAAATATATTAAGGTTGAAATCGGCAGAGCCGTGCTGTTTTCCGACCTTGCTGTTGCCCTGTCATCTTCACTGCTTTTCGGTGCGCAGGCCGGAATGTACGCATTCTTTGGGGTTATTCTGAACGGTCTGATGATTGATTACACGCTTCAGCAGTTTAATGCGAATAAAGAAGTTGTGATCATCAGTCAGAAGAGTGCACTGATCCGCGCATTTATCGTTGGCGAGCTTGGCAGAGGCGCAACAATTCATACGGCTAAAGGTGCTTTTAATTATGAGCAGAAAGAAGTCATTACAACCATCCTGGGACGGAAAGATCTGTCCCGTCTGAAGAATTATATCGGTAAACAGGATGAAAAAGCATTTATCACTGTTCATAACATGAATGAAATACTGGGTCAGAATTTTAAAAGACTTGCTTAA
- a CDS encoding DUF421 domain-containing protein gives MSDWLMVIVRGLLMVMVLFVCTKLLGKKQISQLSFFEYVTGITIGSIGAEVITGLDRQFLHGVLGIVSFISIPLIIDYISLKSKKVRDLVEGEGTVFIQQGKIIEKNLKKERYSTDELMELLRRKDVFSISDVNFAILEASGELNVMLKKAKMPVVQEDIKEKFQDGKPPESIIMDGKPVEKALQSIGRDVNWLREQMERKGVSVADVFLAQINTDGTIFMDLYDRTEDERELVDLLEKCRKEFLKVSKKTGERESLIFHKNAEIMEECMRIVRQHA, from the coding sequence ATGAGTGATTGGTTAATGGTGATTGTCAGAGGGCTGCTCATGGTCATGGTGCTGTTTGTCTGTACCAAGCTGCTTGGAAAAAAACAGATTTCCCAGCTCTCATTCTTTGAATATGTAACGGGTATTACAATCGGGAGTATCGGAGCAGAGGTAATCACAGGACTTGACCGGCAATTTCTGCATGGGGTGCTTGGGATTGTATCTTTTATTTCCATCCCGCTGATCATTGATTATATCTCATTAAAAAGTAAAAAAGTAAGGGATCTTGTGGAAGGGGAAGGGACAGTCTTCATCCAGCAGGGCAAGATCATAGAAAAAAATTTAAAAAAGGAAAGGTATTCTACTGATGAGTTAATGGAACTTCTGAGAAGAAAAGACGTATTTTCAATTTCAGATGTGAATTTTGCGATTCTTGAGGCTTCAGGTGAATTAAATGTCATGCTTAAAAAAGCAAAAATGCCTGTGGTACAGGAAGATATAAAAGAGAAATTCCAAGATGGGAAGCCGCCGGAATCGATTATTATGGATGGGAAGCCTGTAGAAAAAGCCCTTCAATCCATCGGCAGAGATGTCAATTGGTTACGGGAGCAGATGGAGCGGAAAGGTGTCAGCGTGGCGGATGTATTTTTAGCCCAGATTAATACGGATGGAACGATCTTTATGGATCTCTACGATCGGACTGAGGATGAGAGAGAACTGGTTGATTTACTGGAAAAATGCAGAAAAGAGTTTCTGAAAGTCAGTAAAAAAACGGGTGAAAGAGAAAGTCTTATTTTTCATAAAAATGCTGAAATAATGGAAGAATGCATGAGGATCGTGCGTCAGCATGCATGA
- the queF gene encoding preQ(1) synthase gives MSGRNEKELEGVNLLGEKNVPYSFDYDPGVLEAFDNKHVNRDYFVKFNCPEFTSLCPKTNQPDFATIYISYIPDQKMVESKSLKLYLFSFRNHGDFHEDCMNIIMNDLIELMDPRYIEVWGKFTPRGGISIDPYTNYGKPGTKYEEMAYHRLMNHDMYPEKIDNR, from the coding sequence ATGTCAGGACGTAATGAGAAAGAGCTTGAAGGCGTTAATCTGCTTGGGGAAAAGAATGTACCGTATTCATTTGACTATGACCCGGGCGTACTTGAAGCATTTGATAATAAGCATGTAAACAGAGATTATTTCGTGAAATTCAACTGTCCGGAATTTACATCACTCTGCCCAAAAACGAATCAGCCGGATTTTGCCACGATTTATATCAGCTATATTCCTGATCAGAAAATGGTTGAGAGTAAGTCTCTGAAACTGTATCTGTTCAGCTTCAGAAACCATGGAGACTTTCATGAAGACTGCATGAATATCATCATGAACGATCTGATTGAACTGATGGATCCACGTTATATTGAGGTATGGGGCAAATTCACGCCACGCGGCGGTATTTCAATTGATCCATACACAAACTACGGTAAGCCTGGCACGAAGTATGAAGAAATGGCTTATCATAGACTGATGAATCATGATATGTATCCGGAGAAAATAGATAATCGTTAA
- a CDS encoding GyrI-like domain-containing protein, which translates to MADFEIVRKSSFYFIGMKWTGTYEAAAHGDIFPVIEEARDRLLSMGIAQENSDFIGLSYQDRPGGFTYYFGTEAFRSTVFPSDMYRIIVPSHDYAVTEHKGQHAWKSYEKLMKWAVEQGLQVQQNGLDHIEVYDADYNPYKMSPTLKIGIPVKKR; encoded by the coding sequence ATGGCTGACTTTGAAATCGTAAGGAAATCCAGCTTTTACTTTATTGGCATGAAATGGACAGGTACTTATGAAGCAGCTGCACATGGAGATATCTTTCCTGTGATTGAAGAAGCACGTGACAGGCTCTTAAGCATGGGCATTGCACAGGAAAACTCTGATTTCATCGGTTTATCCTATCAGGATAGGCCGGGGGGCTTTACGTATTATTTCGGGACAGAGGCATTCAGAAGTACAGTATTTCCTTCTGATATGTACAGAATTATTGTACCTTCACATGATTATGCTGTCACAGAGCATAAGGGTCAGCATGCATGGAAGAGCTATGAAAAATTAATGAAGTGGGCAGTGGAGCAGGGACTTCAGGTACAGCAGAACGGTCTGGATCATATAGAAGTATATGATGCAGATTACAATCCTTATAAAATGTCTCCTACTCTGAAAATTGGTATACCAGTAAAAAAACGCTGA
- the msrB gene encoding peptide-methionine (R)-S-oxide reductase MsrB, producing MKKKSWVMLIPGVILVGAIIFFVFSDELLNRSYGSEASNPADLAPNEEVAIFAGGCFWCMEPPFEKLAGVRDAVSGYTGGDEENPEYREVANGETGHTEAVQVIYDPEVISYEDLLDVFWRQIDPTDADGQFVDRGKQYRPEIFVQNEEEREAAETSKQEIIDSGRFDGEIIVPVTDASTFYIAEEYHQDYYLKNGDRYYFYRTSSGRDQFLNQYWDEDEREVDLPTKSEVEEESPYAVNYTDEELREMLTDIQYEVTQEDGTEEAFNNEYDGFYEDGIYVDIVSGEPLFSSKDKYDSRTGWPSFTKPLVPENIVEVEDPGIFGMRIEVRSKYADSHLGHVFEDGPEPTGLRYCMNSAAMRFIPAEDLEEEGYGEFSYLFES from the coding sequence ATGAAAAAGAAAAGTTGGGTGATGCTGATACCCGGTGTGATTCTGGTCGGGGCAATCATCTTTTTTGTGTTTTCAGATGAGTTGCTGAACCGTTCATACGGAAGCGAAGCAAGTAACCCTGCTGATCTGGCGCCAAATGAAGAAGTTGCGATCTTTGCAGGCGGCTGTTTCTGGTGTATGGAACCTCCTTTTGAAAAGCTTGCAGGGGTAAGAGACGCTGTATCCGGCTATACGGGCGGAGATGAGGAAAACCCTGAATATAGAGAAGTGGCAAATGGTGAAACAGGTCACACTGAAGCAGTGCAGGTGATCTATGACCCTGAAGTAATCAGTTATGAAGACCTGCTGGATGTTTTCTGGCGTCAGATTGACCCGACAGATGCTGACGGACAGTTTGTTGACCGCGGAAAACAGTATCGTCCTGAAATTTTCGTACAGAATGAAGAAGAACGGGAAGCTGCCGAAACCTCTAAACAGGAGATCATAGATTCAGGCCGTTTTGACGGGGAGATTATTGTACCGGTAACTGATGCATCAACGTTTTATATTGCTGAAGAATACCACCAGGATTACTATCTGAAAAATGGTGACCGCTATTACTTCTACCGCACAAGTTCAGGAAGAGACCAGTTTTTGAACCAGTACTGGGATGAAGATGAACGGGAAGTAGATCTGCCAACAAAATCAGAGGTTGAAGAAGAAAGTCCTTACGCTGTGAACTATACTGATGAAGAACTGCGCGAGATGCTGACTGACATTCAATATGAAGTCACACAGGAAGACGGCACTGAAGAGGCCTTCAATAATGAGTATGACGGATTTTATGAAGACGGCATCTATGTGGATATTGTCTCCGGGGAACCGTTATTCAGCTCTAAGGATAAATACGACTCACGTACAGGCTGGCCATCATTTACAAAACCGCTTGTCCCTGAAAATATCGTAGAAGTTGAAGACCCGGGTATCTTTGGGATGCGGATTGAAGTCAGAAGTAAATACGCAGACTCACACCTTGGGCATGTATTTGAAGATGGTCCGGAACCGACCGGACTCCGTTACTGTATGAACTCAGCAGCTATGCGTTTTATCCCTGCTGAAGACCTTGAAGAAGAAGGATACGGAGAATTTTCATACCTGTTTGAATCATAA
- a CDS encoding beta-class carbonic anhydrase yields the protein MTLLSEILSFNETFVEEKQYEPYVTTKIPNKKLVILTCMDTRLVELLPKSMNVKNGDVKMVRNAGAVITHPFGSIMRSLLVAIYELQAEEVLVIGHYDCGMSAVNSYETVEKMKARGVSGDVLETLSYSGVDIHAWLKGFDDVTESVKNSVEMVRNHPLMDKNVPVHGLVVDPSNGKLDLVEEGYNKS from the coding sequence ATGACACTATTATCAGAGATTCTTTCATTTAACGAGACATTTGTTGAAGAAAAGCAGTACGAGCCTTATGTAACAACGAAAATTCCTAATAAAAAGCTGGTCATCCTGACTTGCATGGATACAAGATTAGTAGAGCTTTTACCGAAATCCATGAACGTGAAAAACGGTGATGTAAAAATGGTGCGTAATGCCGGCGCTGTGATTACACATCCATTTGGAAGTATCATGAGAAGCCTTCTTGTAGCGATCTATGAATTACAGGCTGAAGAAGTGTTAGTGATTGGTCATTATGATTGCGGCATGAGTGCTGTCAACAGTTATGAAACAGTTGAAAAGATGAAGGCACGCGGGGTTTCCGGGGATGTGCTGGAAACATTATCTTATTCAGGTGTTGATATTCACGCGTGGCTGAAAGGCTTTGATGACGTGACAGAGAGCGTGAAGAACAGTGTGGAAATGGTACGTAACCACCCACTGATGGATAAAAATGTACCGGTGCACGGACTTGTTGTAGATCCGAGCAACGGTAAGCTTGATTTAGTGGAAGAAGGATACAATAAATCATGA
- a CDS encoding DUF1349 domain-containing protein, giving the protein MLSLLDDQAKDCCWLNKPEEWTLHNKELSLTTQPKTDFWRKTFYGFDQMNGHAFYKELLGAFETEVTLTMKDPKKRYDQAGLIILISDDCWMKVSLEYVPEKYSYLGSVATNNGYSDWSSRNFPTPEDEVTLTFKVTRAGGDYRVWAKSAHDDEFEQLRIMRLHDEPNGPVKLGLYACSPSAEGSFTTVFHTWTVQKEVK; this is encoded by the coding sequence ATGCTTTCATTACTGGATGATCAGGCAAAAGACTGTTGCTGGCTGAATAAGCCGGAAGAATGGACGCTTCATAATAAAGAGCTCAGTCTCACCACGCAGCCAAAAACTGATTTCTGGAGAAAAACATTTTATGGCTTTGATCAGATGAACGGTCATGCCTTTTATAAAGAACTGCTGGGTGCTTTTGAAACGGAAGTTACACTCACAATGAAGGATCCAAAAAAGCGTTATGATCAGGCCGGCTTAATCATTCTGATTTCTGATGACTGCTGGATGAAAGTATCGCTTGAATATGTACCTGAAAAATATTCATACTTGGGCTCAGTGGCAACAAATAACGGATATTCTGACTGGTCATCCAGAAATTTTCCGACGCCTGAAGATGAAGTGACTTTAACTTTTAAAGTAACCAGAGCGGGAGGAGACTACCGTGTCTGGGCAAAGTCAGCCCATGATGATGAGTTTGAACAGCTCCGGATTATGAGGCTGCATGACGAGCCAAATGGACCGGTGAAGCTTGGGTTATACGCCTGCAGTCCGTCAGCAGAGGGCAGCTTTACAACCGTTTTTCATACGTGGACGGTCCAGAAGGAAGTAAAATAA
- a CDS encoding response regulator transcription factor: MIRVLFVDDHEMVRIGVGSYLSSQKDIEVVGECDDGEPAVELALELKPDIILMDLVMKKMDGIEATAKIIEQWPEAKIMIVTSFLDDDKVYPALEAGAVSYLLKTSKASDIADAIRKTHYGETVLEPEVTGKVMQRMRAKDVKPAHEELTGRELEILMLIAEGKTNQEIADELYIALKTVKTHVSNILGKLEVQDRTQAVIYAFKHDLVK; encoded by the coding sequence ATGATCCGGGTGTTATTTGTAGATGATCATGAGATGGTCAGAATCGGAGTAGGCTCATATTTATCCTCACAGAAAGATATTGAGGTTGTGGGGGAATGTGATGATGGAGAGCCCGCAGTTGAGCTTGCACTCGAGTTAAAACCTGATATTATTCTGATGGATTTAGTCATGAAAAAAATGGACGGAATTGAAGCAACCGCAAAAATTATTGAGCAGTGGCCGGAAGCAAAAATTATGATTGTCACAAGCTTTCTTGATGATGATAAAGTGTATCCGGCATTAGAGGCAGGAGCAGTCAGCTACCTTTTAAAAACTTCAAAGGCGAGTGATATAGCAGATGCCATCAGAAAAACGCATTATGGTGAAACGGTACTTGAACCTGAAGTGACTGGAAAGGTCATGCAGCGGATGAGAGCGAAGGATGTAAAGCCTGCACATGAAGAACTGACAGGAAGAGAGCTTGAGATTCTCATGCTGATTGCAGAGGGAAAAACGAATCAGGAAATTGCAGACGAGCTTTACATAGCACTGAAAACTGTTAAAACACACGTAAGTAATATCCTCGGTAAGCTTGAAGTGCAGGACCGCACGCAGGCTGTTATTTATGCATTTAAGCATGATCTTGTAAAATAG
- a CDS encoding sensor histidine kinase, giving the protein MTAKIVLHAVSISLFSALMTLGLYLVFFPPADWGQLWNVSILDVPFIFFLLIQLLLIGFLWGAIQSSGMKKQVLSIEQQVDDLRQGRAFSKTAQPQTAEFSRLSDKVSDLQRMWNEQIKMNQRLASEKVEQQEQKIQEMVSLERQRLARDLHDSVSQQLFAASMLMSAINETEEENRQLKMVEKMIHQSQVEMRALLLHLRPAALKGKTLSEGIEELLIELKQKVPLDISWKAEQMELARGIEDHLFRILQESISNTLRHAEASMLNVLCILRDGSVILRVSDDGKGFDLTEDKAGSYGLNNMRERAAEIGGSLKIVSLPEQGTRLEIKVPFEGKEELT; this is encoded by the coding sequence ATGACGGCTAAAATCGTATTACATGCTGTCAGTATCAGTCTTTTCAGCGCGTTGATGACACTTGGATTATATCTTGTATTTTTCCCTCCGGCTGACTGGGGACAGTTGTGGAATGTCTCTATTCTGGATGTTCCATTTATCTTCTTTCTGCTGATCCAGCTGCTGTTAATCGGATTTTTATGGGGCGCGATCCAAAGCAGCGGCATGAAAAAACAGGTACTCTCCATTGAACAGCAGGTGGATGATCTGAGACAGGGGCGTGCCTTTTCCAAAACAGCCCAGCCACAGACCGCTGAATTTTCAAGGCTTTCAGATAAAGTCTCAGACCTGCAGCGTATGTGGAATGAGCAGATCAAAATGAATCAGCGACTTGCCAGTGAAAAAGTGGAACAGCAGGAACAGAAGATTCAGGAGATGGTATCACTCGAAAGACAGCGGCTTGCACGTGATTTGCATGACTCCGTCAGTCAGCAGTTATTTGCCGCTTCCATGCTGATGTCAGCGATTAATGAAACGGAAGAAGAAAACCGCCAGCTGAAAATGGTAGAAAAGATGATTCACCAGTCCCAGGTCGAGATGAGAGCGCTGCTGCTCCATTTAAGACCGGCTGCCCTAAAAGGAAAAACGCTGTCAGAGGGAATAGAAGAACTGTTGATTGAACTCAAACAGAAGGTTCCTTTAGATATTTCCTGGAAGGCAGAGCAGATGGAGCTTGCGCGGGGAATTGAAGATCACTTATTCAGGATTCTGCAGGAATCTATTTCAAATACTTTAAGGCACGCTGAAGCCTCCATGCTGAATGTGTTATGTATTTTAAGAGACGGCTCTGTCATTTTGAGAGTCTCAGATGACGGAAAAGGGTTTGATCTTACAGAAGACAAGGCAGGTTCATATGGTTTGAACAATATGAGAGAACGTGCCGCAGAAATAGGCGGCTCATTAAAAATTGTTTCACTGCCGGAGCAGGGCACGAGACTTGAGATCAAAGTACCTTTTGAAGGAAAGGAGGAGCTGACATGA
- the liaF gene encoding cell wall-active antibiotics response protein LiaF: MEKLRQMSLSNWLTAGLIIVLIEIVVFNSGMIFSLVLSGGLLYFGRQSWQHMYGKILAGVGALMLLTAILSMVTLRILFVVLIIYLVLKYMETKKNPLVFEPVMRPEQDETGKEQLFVTKKPFFLNKWVGSHETPEHSYEWENIHLQNGIGDVRIDLSNTVLPDKEVFISLRNIAGKITILVPYELDISVQHSALAGEASILNSYTARLWNENVVYQSAGYDQAQQKCTILSSVWVGDIEVRRV; the protein is encoded by the coding sequence ATGGAAAAACTGAGGCAAATGTCTTTATCAAACTGGCTGACAGCAGGATTAATCATCGTGTTAATTGAAATAGTCGTATTTAATAGTGGAATGATTTTCTCCCTGGTGCTCTCAGGCGGTCTGCTTTATTTCGGAAGACAAAGCTGGCAGCACATGTACGGGAAAATCCTGGCTGGTGTTGGCGCACTGATGCTGCTGACAGCGATTCTGTCCATGGTGACCCTTCGGATTCTTTTTGTCGTTCTGATTATCTATCTCGTTCTGAAATATATGGAGACGAAGAAAAATCCTCTGGTCTTCGAACCGGTTATGCGGCCAGAACAGGATGAGACAGGGAAAGAACAGCTGTTTGTAACGAAGAAACCTTTCTTTTTAAATAAATGGGTCGGCTCCCATGAAACACCTGAGCATTCCTATGAATGGGAGAATATTCACCTTCAAAATGGGATCGGTGATGTCAGGATCGATTTGAGTAATACTGTGCTTCCGGATAAAGAGGTTTTTATCTCACTTCGTAATATTGCAGGTAAAATAACAATCCTTGTACCATATGAGCTTGATATTTCCGTTCAGCATTCAGCGCTTGCAGGAGAGGCTTCTATTTTGAATTCATATACAGCTAGACTGTGGAATGAAAATGTTGTATATCAGTCAGCAGGCTATGATCAGGCGCAGCAGAAATGTACGATCCTTTCATCAGTTTGGGTTGGGGATATTGAGGTGAGACGCGTATGA
- a CDS encoding PspA/IM30 family protein, giving the protein MTNVLSKITEVIKQDILEAKWNREQSNPVNEIQREIKECQAAVKKAKQLTERQELLKKEFEKEYAHAKSMAEKRKEHVQLAEEAGEESLAAAALREFNFYSERSERLEKTISEAASQLERLELQLETHTFQLKDLELKRLEYMAKENAVSGEKQSAPVKEVTDEDRRYEQIEKHLKESARKKEELTIDEQIEQLKQ; this is encoded by the coding sequence ATGACAAACGTACTTTCAAAAATTACTGAAGTAATTAAGCAGGATATCCTAGAAGCAAAGTGGAATAGAGAACAGTCGAATCCTGTTAATGAAATCCAGCGTGAGATCAAAGAGTGTCAGGCGGCTGTAAAAAAAGCAAAGCAGCTGACAGAACGCCAGGAGCTTTTAAAAAAGGAATTTGAAAAAGAATATGCTCACGCAAAGTCCATGGCTGAAAAACGTAAGGAGCACGTTCAGCTGGCAGAGGAAGCAGGGGAAGAGTCGCTGGCAGCAGCTGCACTTCGTGAGTTTAACTTTTACAGCGAGCGGTCGGAAAGACTTGAAAAAACAATCTCAGAGGCTGCGTCCCAGCTTGAAAGGCTTGAACTCCAGCTTGAAACACACACATTTCAATTAAAGGACCTTGAGCTGAAGCGTCTTGAATATATGGCAAAAGAAAATGCTGTATCAGGAGAGAAACAGTCAGCACCCGTTAAAGAGGTCACAGATGAGGACCGCCGCTACGAGCAGATTGAAAAGCATTTAAAAGAGAGTGCCAGGAAAAAAGAAGAGCTGACAATTGATGAGCAAATTGAACAACTGAAACAATAA
- a CDS encoding ABC transporter permease: MNKFWLTVIGITAAIVALSNLGSIAGLAVSLLITYIGVKWYFSSSKTWVKITSAIVAAIAGLTAVFNVPAILGVIAVYVLYIVWKKWNNEEAVSDFSYFEKQWQELKKKSV; this comes from the coding sequence ATGAACAAATTCTGGTTAACAGTCATCGGGATTACGGCAGCCATCGTCGCATTATCAAATCTGGGATCGATCGCAGGACTTGCAGTCAGCCTGCTGATTACTTACATCGGTGTGAAATGGTATTTCTCAAGCAGCAAAACATGGGTGAAAATCACATCAGCAATCGTTGCAGCAATCGCCGGTCTAACAGCCGTATTCAATGTACCAGCTATTCTCGGAGTGATCGCAGTCTATGTGCTGTACATCGTTTGGAAAAAGTGGAACAACGAAGAAGCTGTCAGTGATTTTTCTTACTTTGAAAAGCAGTGGCAGGAACTGAAGAAAAAATCGGTTTAA
- a CDS encoding GNAT family N-acetyltransferase: protein MVLLKSSRLYFRPLTEQDIDEFVDLLIRNKQFWTIFEPKHPEPFYTREAQLEKLAEARQAQRLGKEYSWGIYHSDTNRLIGSVSIYSIRRLPFASAYIGYSLDEHHTKQGYGTEAVEAALRFAFREFGLHRVEAMVSPKNEASQKVLEKVGMFREGTLRKNLFINGVWEDHYLYSMLEEDF from the coding sequence ATGGTGCTATTAAAAAGCAGTCGGCTTTATTTTCGTCCGCTTACAGAACAGGATATTGATGAATTTGTAGACCTGCTTATCCGCAATAAGCAGTTTTGGACGATTTTTGAACCGAAGCATCCGGAACCATTTTACACACGCGAAGCACAGCTTGAGAAACTCGCTGAGGCAAGACAGGCACAGCGCCTTGGAAAAGAGTACAGCTGGGGAATCTATCACAGTGATACAAACCGGCTGATCGGCAGCGTATCGATCTATTCAATCAGAAGACTGCCTTTTGCGTCAGCATATATCGGCTATTCTCTTGATGAACATCACACAAAGCAGGGCTATGGAACAGAAGCCGTTGAAGCTGCACTGCGCTTTGCATTCCGTGAGTTTGGTCTTCACCGGGTCGAAGCGATGGTTTCACCTAAAAATGAAGCTTCTCAGAAGGTGCTAGAAAAAGTGGGGATGTTCAGGGAAGGGACGCTTCGTAAAAACCTTTTTATTAACGGCGTCTGGGAAGACCACTATCTATACAGCATGCTCGAGGAGGACTTCTGA